Proteins encoded together in one Rubripirellula reticaptiva window:
- the ruvB gene encoding Holliday junction branch migration DNA helicase RuvB — MAREAVYQQSDPEKLADDGSGSPPNSGQPGAGSGDNMPDTSLRPKRMDEMVGQRDVMERLKIAIEAAQKRGEPLGHILFDGPPGLGKTTFATVIPAEMGTVVQMANGAGLKAPKDLLPYLTNLSEGSVLFIDEIHRVPKAVEEYLYTAMEDFRIDIVLGEGVSARTLNYELRPFTLIGATTRAGMLSAPLRDRFQIREHLGWYTDTELCEIVRRNSIKLNMPIDDDSAAVIAGRSRRTPRLANNRLLWVRDYSQSKADGKVTGPIATAALDMIGIDVLGLDKQDRGYLDTLMRVFVGGPAGLEAIAHTMNVSGDTLEDEVEPFLLRSELIVRTRRGRMMTAKGYAHMKQTPPKRPL; from the coding sequence ATGGCACGCGAAGCAGTTTACCAACAATCTGATCCCGAAAAACTTGCCGACGATGGCTCGGGATCGCCACCAAACAGCGGCCAGCCCGGGGCGGGTTCGGGGGACAACATGCCCGACACTTCGCTGCGTCCCAAACGCATGGACGAAATGGTTGGCCAGCGGGATGTCATGGAACGGCTGAAGATCGCGATCGAAGCGGCTCAGAAACGAGGCGAGCCACTCGGCCACATTCTGTTCGATGGTCCACCCGGATTAGGAAAGACGACTTTTGCAACTGTCATCCCCGCCGAAATGGGAACAGTGGTGCAAATGGCCAACGGGGCTGGACTAAAAGCACCAAAGGACTTGCTGCCGTACCTGACGAATCTATCCGAAGGCAGCGTGCTGTTCATCGACGAAATTCATCGAGTACCAAAAGCGGTCGAGGAATACCTGTACACGGCGATGGAAGATTTTCGCATCGACATTGTCTTGGGCGAAGGCGTCAGTGCTCGAACGCTGAACTATGAACTGCGACCGTTCACTTTGATCGGTGCGACGACTCGCGCGGGCATGTTGAGCGCACCGCTGCGCGACCGCTTTCAAATCCGCGAACATCTTGGCTGGTACACCGACACTGAACTGTGCGAGATCGTGCGACGCAATTCGATCAAGCTAAACATGCCGATCGACGACGATTCGGCCGCAGTCATTGCCGGGCGAAGTCGCCGGACACCGCGATTGGCGAACAACCGATTACTGTGGGTCCGCGATTACTCGCAAAGCAAGGCCGACGGCAAAGTGACCGGCCCGATCGCGACGGCAGCGCTCGACATGATCGGCATCGACGTGTTGGGTTTGGACAAGCAAGACCGCGGTTACTTGGACACGCTTATGCGAGTCTTTGTCGGTGGTCCGGCGGGCTTGGAAGCGATCGCGCACACGATGAACGTCAGCGGCGACACGCTTGAAGACGAAGTTGAACCGTTTCTGTTGCGCAGCGAGTT